The following proteins are encoded in a genomic region of Microthrixaceae bacterium:
- a CDS encoding AMP-binding protein has product MPTPPLPLVERHHDRAEHVAIKMGGVELTYGELDRAVNQAAAALAAQSSGAGVIAVPAVPEVETVVATLAALRAGVTVTPLNPGAGTAELAHMVDDCRPALVACRPDLDLPAPVSHLARLGVTVDTGSSTQARHGATPASPGPDDVALVVYTSGTTGPPKGVMLSHQALAHDLDSLADAWHLTADDVLVQSLPLFHVHGLVLGVLGPLRLGATVHHLGRFDAHRTIDAFDRGGTVLYGVPTMYHRLADAVTDNKPLARSLGNARLLVSGSAGLPAHDRQRLADATGQAVLERYGMTETLITCAMTVGGNGGPGTVGPPLPGVELRLVTEEGAVVEADDHATVGEIEVRGPTLFNGYLGQPEATAACFDTDGWFRTGDLANWSDGGAVTISGRRSVDLIKTGGYRVGAGEVENALLSHPGVAEVAVTAEPDPDLGEQIVAWVVPVSPEPPPAGDLVDHVSRLLSPHKRPRSVRFVSALPRNELGKVLKRQLSGDPVSESGA; this is encoded by the coding sequence ATGCCCACGCCCCCGCTCCCCTTGGTGGAACGTCACCACGACCGAGCCGAGCACGTCGCTATCAAAATGGGAGGGGTCGAGCTCACCTACGGGGAACTGGACCGGGCCGTCAACCAGGCGGCGGCAGCGCTCGCGGCGCAATCATCGGGAGCGGGGGTCATCGCCGTTCCAGCCGTGCCCGAGGTAGAGACGGTGGTGGCGACCCTGGCGGCGCTGCGCGCCGGGGTCACCGTCACCCCGCTCAACCCTGGCGCGGGGACCGCAGAACTGGCCCACATGGTCGACGACTGTCGGCCTGCCTTGGTGGCATGCCGACCCGACCTCGATCTTCCTGCCCCGGTGTCACACCTGGCTCGTCTCGGCGTAACCGTCGATACCGGCTCGTCAACCCAGGCGCGACATGGGGCCACCCCCGCAAGTCCCGGGCCTGACGATGTAGCGCTGGTGGTCTACACATCGGGCACGACAGGCCCCCCCAAGGGGGTGATGCTGTCCCACCAGGCCCTCGCCCACGACCTGGACAGCCTGGCCGACGCCTGGCACCTGACCGCCGACGATGTGTTGGTCCAGTCCCTGCCCCTGTTTCACGTTCACGGGTTGGTCCTCGGCGTACTCGGCCCCCTACGCCTCGGTGCCACCGTTCACCACCTCGGACGCTTCGATGCTCACCGGACGATCGATGCCTTCGATCGGGGGGGCACCGTCCTCTACGGCGTGCCCACCATGTACCACCGACTGGCGGACGCGGTGACCGACAACAAACCCCTGGCCCGGTCGCTGGGGAACGCTCGGCTCTTGGTCTCAGGGTCGGCCGGCCTTCCCGCGCACGACCGACAACGCCTGGCTGACGCCACCGGTCAAGCGGTGTTGGAGCGCTACGGGATGACCGAGACTCTCATCACCTGCGCAATGACGGTGGGCGGAAACGGCGGGCCGGGCACCGTCGGTCCTCCCCTACCCGGGGTGGAGCTCCGCCTGGTAACCGAGGAAGGCGCGGTCGTCGAGGCCGACGACCACGCCACCGTGGGCGAGATCGAGGTCCGAGGACCAACCTTGTTCAACGGATATCTGGGCCAACCTGAGGCCACCGCGGCATGTTTCGACACCGACGGGTGGTTCCGCACCGGTGACCTGGCCAACTGGTCCGACGGCGGCGCGGTCACCATTTCGGGTCGCCGGTCCGTCGATCTCATCAAGACCGGCGGCTATCGGGTAGGGGCCGGCGAGGTGGAGAATGCCCTGCTGAGCCACCCGGGTGTGGCCGAGGTGGCCGTGACAGCCGAGCCCGATCCGGACCTCGGTGAACAGATCGTGGCCTGGGTGGTCCCCGTCTCACCCGAACCGCCCCCGGCCGGGGACCTCGTCGACCACGTGAGTCGCCTGCTGAGCCCCCACAAACGGCCTCGCTCGGTCAGGTTCGTGTCAGCCCTGCCCCGCAACGAGTTGGGCAAGGTTCTGAAGCGCCAGTTGTCCGGTGACCCCGTATCCGAATCGGGTGCCTAG